In Selenomonas dianae, a genomic segment contains:
- a CDS encoding nucleotidyltransferase family protein: MILTIDEIRAKIRPICDQYKIEKVWLFGSYARGEAREDSDVDFYVESDRGVRLLDLIAFRMDAEEALAKEVDMITRVPTEYPIFAKYIERDKVLLYDAHIERRADSTDYRAVL; encoded by the coding sequence ATGATCCTTACCATCGACGAAATCCGTGCGAAAATCCGCCCTATTTGCGATCAGTACAAGATTGAAAAAGTCTGGCTCTTCGGTTCATATGCACGCGGCGAGGCGCGTGAGGACAGCGATGTGGATTTTTATGTGGAGTCAGATCGCGGGGTTCGTCTGCTTGACCTCATCGCCTTTCGTATGGATGCGGAGGAAGCCCTTGCTAAAGAGGTGGATATGATCACGCGCGTTCCGACAGAGTATCCGATTTTTGCGAAATACATTGAGAGGGACAAGGTACTACTCTATGATGCTCACATCGAAAGACGCGCAGATTCTACAGATTATCGTGCAGTATTGTGA
- a CDS encoding HepT-like ribonuclease domain-containing protein, protein MMLTSKDAQILQIIVQYCDDIDEATRRFGGTQEAFYADRLYRHACSMALQTIGEVAKSFSDEFVENHTEIPWKLIKGMRTFFAHTYHSSIDMDKVWDMIHEDIPMLRAYCTDLLNEITEKNRSRKGRDS, encoded by the coding sequence ATGATGCTCACATCGAAAGACGCGCAGATTCTACAGATTATCGTGCAGTATTGTGATGATATCGACGAAGCTACCCGACGTTTTGGTGGAACACAGGAAGCCTTTTATGCAGATCGCCTCTATCGTCATGCGTGTTCCATGGCACTTCAGACCATTGGAGAGGTCGCAAAGTCTTTCTCGGATGAGTTTGTTGAAAATCATACAGAAATTCCGTGGAAACTCATCAAGGGGATGCGGACGTTCTTCGCGCACACCTACCACAGCTCGATTGATATGGATAAGGTCTGGGATATGATTCATGAGGATATTCCGATGCTGCGTGCATACTGTACCGATTTATTGAACGAAATAACTGAGAAAAATAGGAGCAGAAAGGGGCGAGATTCATGA